The sequence below is a genomic window from Mycobacterium sp. ITM-2016-00316.
GCCGCTGGAGACCCGGGAGGGAAAGCTTGCAAATCGGGAAGATCACGATCGGCACGATCGATGACTGGAAGCCGGCCCCCGGTGTGGTGACCTCCTGGCACCCCACGACCGAGTCGATGGACAAGGCCCGGCAGGCCCCGGTCAGTGCCGTCCCGGTCAGCTACATGCAGGGCCAGCACATCCGTGGGGTCTATGAGCAGGACGCCAAAGGTCTGGACTATTCACGGCAGATCATCGCGACCTGTGAAGTGCCTGGCACCTGCGATATCTCGGCGATGAATCACGCGCTCAACCACTATCTGCGCCGGCATGACACCTACCGCAGCTGGTTCGAATACGACGGTTCCGGTGAGATCGTCCGGCGCAGCATCGTCGACCCCGCCGATATCGAATTCGAACCCGTCAACCACGGCGAGATCACCGCCGTGGACGCGCGCAAACACATTGTCGACATACCCACACCGTTGGAGTGGGGCTGTTTCTCCTTCGGAATCGTGCAGAGCGAAGACCATTTCGATTTCTACGCCGCCATCGACCATGTGCACGGCGATGCGGCGCTGATCGGGATCACCATGCTCGAGGCGCACGGTATGTACACGTCGTTGCTTTCCACCGGCCAGCCGATGGCGCTGCCGGACGCCGGTCGATTCGACGATTTCTGCGTTCAGGAACGCGAGAACACGGCAGGACTGACGGTGGATTCCCCGGAGGTCCGGGCCTGGATCGAGTTCGCCGAGAACAACAACGGCAGCATGCCCGAATTTCCGCTGCCGCTGGGCAATCCGCTAGAGCCGACGGTTGCCGACATGGTCGGGGAGTTGCTGCTCGACGCGGACCAGACCGCCAGGTTCGAGGCGGCCTGCACGGCGGCCGGCACCCGTTTCGTCGGCGGCCTTTACGCTTGCACCGCCATGGTCGAGCACGAGTTGACCGGCGCGGCAACCTATTACGGACTCACTCCGCGTGACACCCGGCGCACATCGGACAATTTCATGACCCAGGGCTGGTTCACCGGCCTGGTCCCGATCACCGTGCCGATCGCGGCGACGACCTTCGCCGAGGCCGCATGGTCGGCGCAGACCTCCTTCGATTCGGGCCTGAACCTGGCGAGGGTCCCGTATTACCGGGTGCTGGAATTGGCGCCGTGGCTGGACAAACCGGGACCCAACTTTCCGGTGTCGAACTTCCTGCACGGTGGCGCCGCACCATTGAATGCGGTGCTCGCGGCAGCCGAAATGGGCTATTCGAACAATATCGGTATCTATTCCGACGGCCGGTTCTCCTACCAGCTCACCATTTACGTCTTCCGGTACGAGGCCGGTACGGCAATGGCGGTGATGTTCCCGGACAACGAGGTGGCCCATAAGTCGGTCGCCCGCTATATCGCCACCATGAAATCCGTGATCGAGCAGGTCGCCGACAGCGGGGACTGGGGCCGTTTTGCCTGAGCGGTGGGATCTGCCGGTGAGTAGGTCCGGGTCGGTATCTCCAGGGGGTGTGTGTTGCGACGGCTAGCCGATTTCGTCGTGCGCTGGCCCCTGGCCGTGATCGGGATCTGGATCGCGCTGGCGGTGGCGCTGCCGCTGGCGGTGCCCAGCCTCAACGAGATGGCCCAGAAGCACCCGCTCTCGATGTTGCCGGCGGATGCGCCGTCCAGCGTCGCGGCCCGGCAGATGGAGGAGGCGTTCCAGGAACCGGGCACCGACGACCTGCTGCTGGTCGTACTCACCGACGAGGACGGGCTGGGCCCCGAGCACGAGGCCACCTACGCCAAGCTGGTGGACGCCCTGCGCGACGACCAGCAGAACGTCGTCATGTTGCAGGAGTTCATCGGGACACCCGCCCTGCGTTCCACCGTGACCAGTGCGGACAACAAGTCCTGGGTGCTGCCGGTCGGCCTGGCCGGCGCGCTGGGCACGCCGCAGTCCTACACGTCGTTCAATCAGGTCTCCGAGCTCATCGAGCGGACGACCGCCGGCGGCCCACTGGAGGTCCACCTCGCCGGTCCGGCCGCCACCGTCGCCGACCTCACCGTCGCCGGGGAGAAGGACCGGCTGCCGATCGAGCTCGCGATCGCGGTGC
It includes:
- a CDS encoding condensation domain-containing protein; its protein translation is MQIGKITIGTIDDWKPAPGVVTSWHPTTESMDKARQAPVSAVPVSYMQGQHIRGVYEQDAKGLDYSRQIIATCEVPGTCDISAMNHALNHYLRRHDTYRSWFEYDGSGEIVRRSIVDPADIEFEPVNHGEITAVDARKHIVDIPTPLEWGCFSFGIVQSEDHFDFYAAIDHVHGDAALIGITMLEAHGMYTSLLSTGQPMALPDAGRFDDFCVQERENTAGLTVDSPEVRAWIEFAENNNGSMPEFPLPLGNPLEPTVADMVGELLLDADQTARFEAACTAAGTRFVGGLYACTAMVEHELTGAATYYGLTPRDTRRTSDNFMTQGWFTGLVPITVPIAATTFAEAAWSAQTSFDSGLNLARVPYYRVLELAPWLDKPGPNFPVSNFLHGGAAPLNAVLAAAEMGYSNNIGIYSDGRFSYQLTIYVFRYEAGTAMAVMFPDNEVAHKSVARYIATMKSVIEQVADSGDWGRFA